A genomic segment from uncultured Marinifilum sp. encodes:
- a CDS encoding lamin tail domain-containing protein, with translation MKKTLSSKLLLILILLASNGVYADDIWTQNFSDNLNKGYWGGGSDMLEVVDWTLDVTNCDLADDADYVKVVETSGGRLEAVDCDGEAVWESKSIDISNFTNCAISIITAETGTSTNDEKYIKCFYKLDGGSEIAFDSNAENIGNWDNSEAQVSGLNASSLVIVVRLNNPLSSNKVYFDDIVVSGDPVVIEADRLTKITIADNPISSQLIDSKIDTAEEAISCFLFDIDETNLATDGMATKISRMTFFNSNPENSLNWANSLGGVLLFANENQIIPENVRISSDSIVLDFTNGQIEIPEGEKLNFDLRCFLNSQNPLDDGKNIAFKIAEGAKGFQSFNDGSAFSETNAEVLSAIHSIDVNASELAFSDVSDNIKRNQYFSISVLAVDEFKNIDKDETREVTLSLHSGDNELFSDSGFNKLFVEGKSVFDSLYYQIVDTIKLISKSEGFPDLISDEIVIYNTFNSDVLSVNWNPSDTLFSSLKVTELDRKEVFRFSVLDGGEDGVSTLLKEIRIHESENNQLDWDKAIGEFFIYRDNVELDANLSVENNFLQIEFAETENGREIQSENLAEFSIYCYLKEGETADGEIFQMEIDKSGEFWEIDSQGSGLKPEFTDNIIGPEFICEVKGSEMKFREIPKSVNFQKEFIVEIELLDEFGNIDENSSIQIELSLASGTGELLSSEGLVRNSEEGKFTWNDLVYNKAENFTIQAESDSLKTILSDNISGVDSNSTIEFTSEINQTLLNPLSCNQESAIPVLNFKIKDSGEYDNLATLITSLKFYKDETNDSFNWKKHIAGALIKSGGELIASTTDIEEDYIRFNSSKGVVEIVNATEKDFQLGIYFRKSQLPDNKTFKLKIPKENYDWKTGTNSSKLADVLNENIISETFTLNVKLSKLSFISAPYNVLDSSEFFSLKIAACDENQNIDKDATLPFDIEFINGAGELKYSETKPNIENGFAEINSLKYIGTQNFSLVLKSEYLSDTCQIFLGEDEINVNHNFETSNLDNWQNTSDWAISTYEPINDNYSLKHNLTNQSGSSFITGKMLNYKPEIGTLQWTFIIRNGDWDPSSGNSFAFHLFMDNYDPNKADIKYSVGVNLSGSNDLLSLWKTEQNKAEQLIVSGFNWNEFEDVAVQVRYEANGKWTLNYNRLGDTSNWFSAGKVMSIINADIKDWFYALQFNFETASRAGELWFDDLKIESGNTAPFIKSYEIMGRDSILISFSEDIDIDKSLLSENFKVSINDIVFNDYSIIAGENESQVLLLMNSVLLTGNYFIEIFNITDKNGAINKKDTIAFEYLAPAQTYDVLINEIMADENPTKGLPEYEYIELYNTRDYPVSVENWLLKVGAKEVNLSADTLAANSYLILCSTSAAEFFADYGNVLGVSGFPGLTNSGAEIEILSPTAEQIDKIAYSDSWYKSAEKEDGGWSLERIDPMNTCSTYGNWSASVNEKGGTPGSLNSIYSENIDTTLPLVSQFKQLSANKISIDFSEYMDTLSLKEISNYTLENNAINNLELLSANKLELSFENIFTDGEIQELSVSNLQDECGNVLDTVLSFIRYEIHENDVVINEIMADENPTKGLPEYEYIELYNTRDYPVSVENWLLKVGAKEVNLSADTLAVNSYLILCSTSAAEFFADYGNVLGVSGFSGLTNSGAEIEILSPTGEQIDKIAYSDSWYKSAEKEDGGWSLERIDPMNTAWQEPNWSASEDLTGGTPGKVNSVYAENRDLNNPEIVKLEVKSANSLAVFFSEPMLEEEMLNLKNIELLPDLEYPEKVINIDGKGVEYDLMFGNELLGNSQYELIFSDLITDLAGNSLLEQKVEFSVPVDISKGDVVINEVLFNPLSGGSDYVELYNVSDNILDLSNLYLAKRDENLILTDSTKLSDEQLLFQPNSFILISSDTTNVIENYFTNNPEVFYEIKIPNYSDKEGRVVLLSDLEVIDDFAYKEKMHFDLLASVDGVALERINPNADTNSESNWQSAAQNVGFGTPGLENSVYNNFENQESEVSLSTKIFTPDNDGKDDRLYINFKLKEDGFVVNIRIYNSIGKELRKLASNLYLSSEDKVYWDGLNAKKERLPIGIYMVYIELFNTDGERKVFKKTCVLGGRFK, from the coding sequence ATGAAAAAAACTCTTTCCTCGAAATTGTTATTAATCTTGATATTACTTGCTAGCAATGGAGTTTATGCAGATGATATTTGGACACAAAATTTCTCTGATAATTTAAATAAAGGTTATTGGGGAGGAGGTTCTGATATGCTAGAAGTTGTTGACTGGACCTTAGATGTTACAAATTGCGATTTGGCGGATGATGCCGATTACGTAAAAGTGGTTGAAACTAGTGGAGGAAGATTGGAAGCGGTAGATTGTGATGGTGAGGCTGTATGGGAAAGTAAGAGTATTGATATTTCTAATTTTACCAACTGTGCAATAAGTATTATAACAGCAGAAACCGGAACTTCTACCAACGATGAAAAATATATTAAGTGTTTTTACAAACTTGATGGAGGTAGCGAAATTGCTTTTGATAGTAACGCCGAAAATATTGGTAATTGGGATAACAGTGAAGCTCAGGTGTCTGGTTTAAATGCTTCGAGTCTTGTTATTGTAGTGCGATTAAATAATCCCTTATCGAGTAATAAAGTTTATTTCGATGATATTGTTGTTAGTGGAGATCCTGTTGTAATAGAAGCAGATCGTTTAACGAAGATTACGATTGCAGATAATCCTATTAGTTCACAATTGATAGATTCGAAAATTGATACTGCAGAGGAGGCTATAAGTTGTTTTTTGTTTGATATCGATGAAACAAATTTAGCTACAGATGGAATGGCCACTAAAATTTCCCGAATGACATTTTTTAATTCTAATCCTGAGAACTCTTTAAATTGGGCAAACTCTTTGGGTGGGGTATTGTTATTTGCCAATGAGAACCAAATTATACCCGAAAATGTAAGGATAAGTTCCGATTCCATAGTTCTGGATTTTACAAATGGCCAAATTGAGATTCCTGAAGGTGAAAAATTGAATTTTGATCTACGATGTTTTTTGAATTCCCAAAATCCACTTGATGATGGAAAAAATATTGCTTTTAAAATTGCAGAAGGTGCAAAAGGCTTCCAAAGTTTTAATGATGGATCTGCTTTTAGCGAAACAAATGCCGAAGTTTTATCAGCAATTCACTCTATTGATGTAAATGCATCAGAATTAGCTTTTTCTGATGTTTCTGATAACATAAAAAGGAATCAATATTTTTCAATTAGTGTTTTGGCTGTTGATGAGTTTAAAAATATAGATAAAGATGAAACTCGAGAGGTAACTTTAAGTTTACATTCAGGAGATAATGAGTTATTCTCCGATTCAGGTTTTAATAAATTGTTTGTGGAGGGAAAATCGGTTTTCGATTCCTTGTATTATCAGATTGTTGATACTATTAAATTAATATCTAAAAGCGAAGGTTTCCCTGATTTAATTTCTGATGAAATAGTCATTTATAATACTTTTAATTCCGATGTTCTGTCTGTGAACTGGAATCCTTCCGATACACTTTTTTCTTCTTTAAAAGTTACAGAATTAGATAGAAAGGAAGTTTTTCGTTTTTCTGTTTTAGATGGAGGAGAAGATGGAGTTTCAACATTGTTAAAAGAGATTAGAATTCATGAATCGGAGAATAATCAGCTCGACTGGGATAAAGCAATTGGCGAATTTTTTATCTATCGAGATAATGTTGAATTAGATGCCAATTTAAGTGTTGAGAATAATTTTTTACAAATTGAATTTGCCGAAACGGAAAATGGAAGAGAAATTCAAAGTGAAAATTTGGCAGAATTTTCTATCTACTGCTATTTGAAAGAGGGAGAAACAGCAGATGGTGAAATCTTTCAAATGGAAATTGATAAATCGGGAGAATTCTGGGAAATCGATTCGCAGGGAAGCGGATTAAAACCTGAATTTACCGATAATATTATAGGTCCGGAGTTTATTTGTGAGGTTAAAGGATCTGAAATGAAATTCAGAGAAATTCCAAAATCTGTTAATTTTCAAAAGGAATTTATTGTTGAAATTGAATTATTAGATGAGTTTGGAAATATTGATGAAAATTCTTCTATCCAGATTGAATTAAGTCTTGCTTCGGGTACTGGAGAATTATTATCCTCAGAAGGGCTTGTAAGAAATAGTGAAGAAGGAAAGTTTACATGGAACGATTTAGTTTATAATAAAGCTGAAAATTTTACGATTCAGGCCGAATCGGATAGTTTAAAAACAATTTTAAGTGATAATATTTCGGGTGTAGATAGTAATTCCACTATAGAATTTACAAGTGAAATAAATCAAACTCTATTAAACCCTCTAAGTTGCAATCAGGAATCGGCTATTCCTGTTCTTAACTTTAAAATTAAAGATTCTGGCGAATACGATAATTTAGCTACTCTTATTACAAGTTTGAAATTTTATAAGGATGAAACGAACGATTCTTTCAACTGGAAAAAGCATATTGCAGGTGCGCTAATAAAATCTGGAGGAGAACTTATAGCATCTACAACCGATATTGAGGAAGATTACATAAGATTTAATTCCTCGAAAGGTGTTGTTGAAATAGTAAATGCCACCGAAAAAGATTTTCAATTGGGAATATATTTTAGGAAAAGTCAACTACCCGATAATAAAACATTTAAGCTTAAAATTCCCAAAGAAAATTATGACTGGAAAACGGGAACAAATAGTTCTAAACTAGCCGATGTTTTAAACGAGAATATTATTAGCGAAACTTTTACTCTTAATGTTAAGTTAAGCAAATTAAGTTTTATTTCTGCCCCATATAATGTTTTAGATAGTTCTGAGTTTTTTTCTTTAAAAATTGCAGCTTGCGACGAGAATCAAAATATTGATAAAGATGCCACACTTCCATTTGATATAGAATTTATTAATGGTGCTGGCGAATTAAAATATTCCGAAACTAAACCTAATATTGAAAATGGTTTTGCCGAAATTAATTCTCTTAAATACATAGGAACACAAAATTTTTCGCTTGTCTTAAAATCAGAATATTTAAGCGATACCTGTCAGATTTTTCTTGGCGAAGATGAGATAAATGTGAATCATAATTTTGAAACTTCTAATCTTGATAATTGGCAAAATACAAGCGATTGGGCAATTTCTACCTATGAGCCCATTAATGATAATTATTCATTAAAGCATAATCTTACCAACCAAAGTGGCTCAAGTTTTATTACAGGTAAAATGCTTAATTACAAGCCCGAAATTGGAACTTTGCAATGGACTTTTATTATTCGAAATGGTGATTGGGATCCGTCATCGGGAAACTCTTTTGCTTTTCACCTGTTTATGGATAATTATGATCCAAATAAGGCAGATATCAAATATTCTGTTGGTGTTAATCTTAGTGGTTCAAACGATTTACTTAGTTTATGGAAAACAGAGCAAAATAAAGCGGAACAATTAATTGTTTCAGGTTTTAATTGGAATGAATTTGAAGATGTTGCAGTGCAGGTTAGATACGAAGCAAATGGAAAATGGACCTTAAATTATAATCGTTTGGGTGATACAAGTAATTGGTTTTCTGCGGGAAAAGTAATGTCAATTATTAATGCTGATATTAAAGATTGGTTTTATGCATTACAATTTAACTTTGAAACAGCATCGAGAGCAGGAGAACTTTGGTTCGATGATTTAAAAATAGAATCGGGAAATACTGCTCCTTTTATAAAATCATACGAAATAATGGGTAGGGATTCAATTTTAATTAGCTTTTCTGAAGATATTGATATTGACAAATCTCTACTTTCCGAAAATTTTAAAGTTTCTATTAATGATATTGTTTTTAATGATTATTCAATAATTGCGGGAGAAAATGAATCGCAGGTTTTATTATTAATGAATTCAGTTTTGCTAACTGGTAATTATTTCATTGAAATATTTAATATTACAGATAAGAATGGGGCAATAAATAAAAAGGATACTATTGCGTTTGAATATTTAGCTCCGGCACAGACATACGATGTGCTAATAAACGAAATAATGGCCGACGAAAATCCGACCAAGGGTTTACCAGAATACGAATACATCGAGCTTTATAACACAAGAGATTATCCTGTATCTGTTGAAAACTGGCTATTAAAAGTGGGAGCTAAAGAGGTGAACTTATCTGCCGACACTCTTGCGGCCAATTCATATTTAATTCTTTGCTCGACTTCGGCAGCAGAATTTTTTGCAGACTATGGAAATGTTCTGGGAGTAAGCGGTTTTCCAGGATTAACGAATTCGGGAGCAGAGATAGAAATTTTATCGCCAACAGCCGAACAAATCGATAAAATTGCTTACTCCGATTCCTGGTACAAATCGGCCGAAAAAGAAGATGGAGGTTGGTCTTTAGAGCGAATAGATCCGATGAATACCTGCAGTACTTACGGCAATTGGTCTGCTTCGGTAAACGAAAAAGGAGGAACTCCGGGAAGTTTAAATTCCATTTACAGCGAAAATATTGATACTACATTGCCGCTTGTAAGTCAGTTTAAACAGCTTTCAGCAAATAAAATTTCCATCGATTTTAGTGAGTATATGGATACGCTTAGTCTGAAAGAAATATCTAACTATACGCTTGAGAACAATGCAATAAATAATTTGGAATTACTTTCGGCCAATAAGTTAGAGCTGAGTTTTGAGAATATATTTACAGATGGCGAAATTCAGGAACTCAGCGTAAGTAATTTGCAGGATGAGTGCGGCAATGTTCTGGATACAGTTCTAAGTTTTATCCGATACGAAATTCATGAGAACGATGTAGTAATAAACGAAATAATGGCCGACGAAAATCCGACCAAGGGTTTACCAGAATACGAATACATCGAGCTTTATAACACAAGAGATTATCCTGTATCTGTTGAAAACTGGCTATTAAAAGTGGGAGCTAAAGAGGTGAACTTATCTGCCGACACTCTTGCGGTCAATTCATATTTAATTCTTTGCTCGACTTCGGCAGCAGAATTTTTTGCAGACTATGGAAATGTTCTGGGAGTAAGCGGTTTTTCTGGATTAACGAATTCGGGAGCAGAGATAGAAATTTTATCGCCAACAGGCGAACAAATCGATAAAATTGCTTACTCCGATTCTTGGTACAAATCGGCCGAAAAAGAAGATGGCGGTTGGTCTTTAGAGCGAATAGATCCGATGAATACTGCCTGGCAAGAACCTAATTGGTCTGCTTCTGAAGATTTAACTGGGGGAACTCCCGGAAAAGTAAACTCAGTTTATGCAGAAAATAGGGATCTTAATAATCCAGAAATAGTTAAACTTGAAGTAAAATCTGCAAATTCGCTAGCTGTATTTTTTTCAGAACCTATGCTCGAGGAGGAAATGTTAAACTTAAAAAATATTGAGCTTTTGCCTGATTTAGAATATCCTGAAAAAGTAATTAACATTGATGGAAAAGGAGTTGAGTATGACTTAATGTTTGGGAATGAACTTCTTGGAAATTCACAGTATGAATTAATTTTTTCTGATCTTATTACTGATTTAGCAGGAAATTCTTTATTAGAACAAAAAGTTGAATTTTCGGTTCCTGTTGATATTTCTAAAGGAGATGTTGTAATTAATGAAGTTTTATTCAATCCATTGTCAGGAGGATCCGACTATGTTGAACTTTATAATGTATCGGATAATATTTTAGATTTATCGAACTTATATTTAGCAAAAAGAGATGAAAACCTAATTTTAACCGATAGTACAAAGCTATCCGATGAGCAACTTTTATTTCAGCCCAATTCCTTTATTTTAATATCTTCCGATACAACTAATGTAATTGAGAATTATTTTACCAATAATCCGGAAGTATTTTATGAAATAAAAATTCCAAATTATAGCGATAAGGAAGGACGTGTGGTTCTTTTAAGCGATTTGGAAGTAATAGACGATTTTGCTTATAAGGAAAAAATGCATTTTGATTTATTAGCTTCTGTAGATGGAGTAGCCTTGGAAAGAATAAATCCGAATGCTGATACAAATAGTGAATCTAATTGGCAATCGGCAGCTCAGAATGTTGGTTTTGGAACACCAGGTTTAGAAAATTCTGTTTATAATAATTTTGAAAATCAGGAATCGGAAGTTAGTCTTTCCACAAAAATATTTACGCCTGATAACGATGGGAAGGATGATCGTTTATATATTAATTTTAAATTAAAGGAAGATGGTTTTGTGGTAAATATCCGCATTTATAATTCTATTGGTAAAGAGCTTAGAAAACTAGCAAGTAATCTTTATTTATCTTCAGAAGATAAAGTATATTGGGATGGTTTAAATGCAAAAAAGGAAAGATTACCAATTGGTATTTATATGGTATATATAGAATTATTTAATACCGATGGAGAGCGTAAGGTATTTAAAAAGACATGTGTACTGGGAGGTAGATTTAAATAA
- the lpxK gene encoding tetraacyldisaccharide 4'-kinase, which produces MKALSRLLKSLLFPFSLLYGLIVAFRNFLFDINILSSYEFKIPVISVGNITVGGTGKTPHIEYLITLLCDDYKVATLSRGYKRKSNGFILADENSTASQIGDEPMQIKRKFPDILVSVDKKRVNGVKSLLKSEHGNDLSAILLDDAFQHRHIKPGLSVLLIDYNRPITRDFMLPYGRLRESADERRRANIIIVSKAPANMTPIERRIIVKELNILPYQKLYFTCLDYASLQPVFNKQAINIVNQDWGKENFSILLVTGIANPKPLKEYLDNFSDVIEELHFPDHHAFDKKDVNQIQKRFEKLKGENKIIITTEKDATRIFDMNIDHQIIKKHLFYVPLRIKFLNEDKSLFDNQILNYVRKNKRSSNLHDIKTNSI; this is translated from the coding sequence ATGAAAGCACTATCTCGTTTATTAAAAAGCTTACTTTTTCCGTTTAGTTTACTTTACGGATTAATTGTTGCTTTCCGTAATTTTTTATTTGATATTAATATTCTATCTAGTTACGAATTTAAAATTCCTGTAATATCAGTTGGTAATATTACTGTAGGAGGAACCGGTAAAACTCCACATATTGAATATCTTATTACTTTATTATGCGACGATTATAAAGTAGCAACCCTAAGCAGAGGTTACAAAAGAAAGTCCAATGGTTTTATACTTGCCGATGAAAACTCTACAGCCTCTCAAATTGGCGACGAACCAATGCAAATTAAACGTAAGTTCCCAGACATCTTAGTATCGGTTGATAAAAAAAGAGTAAATGGAGTTAAAAGCCTTTTAAAAAGCGAACATGGTAACGATTTAAGCGCTATCCTTTTAGATGATGCATTCCAACACAGACACATTAAGCCTGGTTTATCTGTTTTATTAATTGACTATAACCGGCCAATTACTCGTGATTTTATGCTTCCTTATGGTAGACTTAGAGAAAGTGCAGATGAAAGACGCAGAGCAAATATTATAATTGTGAGTAAAGCTCCGGCAAATATGACTCCTATTGAAAGAAGGATTATTGTAAAGGAATTAAATATCTTACCTTATCAAAAACTATATTTTACCTGTTTAGATTATGCAAGCTTACAGCCGGTTTTTAACAAACAGGCAATTAATATCGTTAATCAGGATTGGGGTAAAGAGAATTTCTCCATTTTACTGGTAACTGGAATTGCAAACCCAAAACCCTTAAAAGAATATTTAGATAACTTTTCGGATGTAATTGAAGAACTTCATTTTCCAGATCATCATGCATTCGATAAAAAAGATGTGAATCAGATTCAGAAACGATTTGAAAAGTTAAAAGGCGAAAATAAAATAATTATCACCACAGAAAAAGATGCAACTAGAATTTTTGATATGAATATTGATCATCAAATTATTAAGAAACATCTGTTTTATGTTCCTTTACGAATTAAATTCTTAAATGAAGATAAATCCTTATTTGATAATCAGATATTAAATTACGTTCGTAAAAATAAACGATCAAGCAATTTACACGATATTAAAACAAACTCAATATAA